A segment of the Mangrovimonas sp. YM274 genome:
CGAGTTGGACAATGGTGGTTTTAAGGTGTTTGAAGATGAAACCAATGTTGAAATGAAGCGCCCTATGGGAGTATCTGTTTACAAGAATCCAGAAACAGCAGAGATATCATTTATCGTGAGCCGAAAAGAAGGGCCAAAACAGGGGTATTTGCATCAGTATGCTTTGGCATCTGATTCTTTGGGAGTTTCGGCGACTTTATCGAGAAAGTTCGGGACGTTTAGTGGTCAAAAGGAAATCGAAGCCATTGCGGTAGACGATGCCTTGGGCTATGTATACTATTCCGATGAAGGTGTTGGGATTAGAAAATACCATGCTAACCCATCAAAAGGAGATGAAGAAATAGCCCTTTTTGGTGGTGAACATTTCAAGGAAGATATCGAAGGAATTGCCATTGCTACTTATGATAATGGAGAAGGCTTCTTGATTGTGTCTAACCAACAGGACCACAGCTTCAATGTTTTCAAACGCGGCGATAACACTTACGTGAAAACGATCAATTTAGGAACTAAGGAAACCGACGGTTGCGATGTTATTACAGTAGCATTGGGGCCAAAATATCCAAAAGGTTTATTTGTATCAATGAATGATGAACAGGATTTCTTTTATCATGAACTTGGTACACTTATGTTAGCTGAATAAAATCAGCAGTTGTTTTAATTCGATGAACCCTTTCCGTTTACGGAAAGGGTTTTTTCGTTTGTAGGAAGATGTAATTGAGAATTAATCGGTATCTTTCAATACAAACTAATATTTCTCCCAATGAAATTAAAGTTATGGTGTGTCGTGGGCTTCTCAGTCCTAATGTGGTCCTGTGGAACAACTAAGGAAACTGTAAAGGCGCCTTCAGCAATAAAAGTGGGCGTAGACCTGGTAAATGTTACCAACGACCAAGTAAAGGTTACCGTAACCCCTCCTGCAATAGGCAGTTCAGTGGTGACCTATCATATGGCCAAAATTATTCCGGGCACCTATGCCATAGCAGATTATGGACGTTATATTTCTGAGGTGAAGGCCTTCGATTCCAAAGGAAATGTATTGGAAGTTACAAAGAAGGATGTTAATTCTTGGGAAATCAAGGACGCCCAAAAGTTGCATCATATCACTTATTTGGTGGATGATACTTTTGATTCAGAGGGAGCTTCACATTTTACTACTGAAAATTCTCAAACTATTTTTTCACCGGCTGGAACCAACATTCTGGCCAATACAAATTTTGTGCTCAATATGAGTGGCTTTGTGGGGTATTTTTCTGATATGATAGACTATCCGTATCAATTGTCCATTCGGCATCCAGAAACTTTAGTCGCCAGCAGTGCCTTGGTAGATAAAAACTCCAAAAATGATGAGGATGCTTTTTACACGACACGTTTTGCAGAGTTGGTAGATTCTCCAATCATGTATGCTGCTCCAGATATGTCAAGTTTTAATTATGATGGAATGGAAGTGCTTCTATCTGTTTACTCACCAATAAATAAAGCTATTACTTCAGAGGCGTTCTTGCCAGATTTAAAAAAGATAATTGTGGCCCAAAAGAACTATTTGGGAGAAGTCAATGACACCAAAAAGTATGCGGTACTTGCTTATATCACTTCCATGGAAAAGGAAGATGCAAAAGGCATAGGAGCCTTGGAGCATAGCTATTCTACCTTTGGAGTTTTTAAGGAGACCATGAAAAGTCAGGATTTGGTGGATATCATTTCGCATGAATTTTTTCATACCCTTACACCTTTGCATATTCATTCCAATGAAATTCAATATTTCGATTTTAGCGAACCTAAAATGTCAAAACATTTATGGATGTATGAAGGCATCACCGAATATTTTGCCCAGCATTTTCAGGTGTACGAAGGACTGGTAGATGAAGCCACATTTTTGGCAACCATGATGAGGAAGATTAAAATATCGTCTCGATTTAACGACCAATTGTCATTTACCGAAATGAGTAAAAACATTTTGAACAGTAAAATGCAAATGCAGTACATAAATGTATACCAAAAGGGCGCTTTATTGGGCATGTGTTTGGATATTATCATCCGTGAACAATCCAATGGAGAGTTAAGTCTAATGGATGTTATGGGGGAATTGGCAGAAATGTATGGTCCGGGAAAGGCTTTTGACGATGACGAGTTAATTCCGGTTTTTGTAAAACTAACGTATCCGGAAGTGGGAGAGTTTATCGACAAGCATATAGTAAAAGGTACCCCTATTGATTATGATGCATATCTGAAGAAAATGGGAA
Coding sequences within it:
- a CDS encoding phytase; its protein translation is MKNILSLVCALALMGCKESLPVITPTLVTEKTPHDSDDPAIWINPNDPAKSIIFGTDKDETNGGVYAFDLDGKIIPEKSIVGVSYPNNVDVEYGFQLNDSTATDILVFTEREKHQVRVFSVPDMTELDNGGFKVFEDETNVEMKRPMGVSVYKNPETAEISFIVSRKEGPKQGYLHQYALASDSLGVSATLSRKFGTFSGQKEIEAIAVDDALGYVYYSDEGVGIRKYHANPSKGDEEIALFGGEHFKEDIEGIAIATYDNGEGFLIVSNQQDHSFNVFKRGDNTYVKTINLGTKETDGCDVITVALGPKYPKGLFVSMNDEQDFFYHELGTLMLAE
- a CDS encoding peptidase M61, translated to MKLKLWCVVGFSVLMWSCGTTKETVKAPSAIKVGVDLVNVTNDQVKVTVTPPAIGSSVVTYHMAKIIPGTYAIADYGRYISEVKAFDSKGNVLEVTKKDVNSWEIKDAQKLHHITYLVDDTFDSEGASHFTTENSQTIFSPAGTNILANTNFVLNMSGFVGYFSDMIDYPYQLSIRHPETLVASSALVDKNSKNDEDAFYTTRFAELVDSPIMYAAPDMSSFNYDGMEVLLSVYSPINKAITSEAFLPDLKKIIVAQKNYLGEVNDTKKYAVLAYITSMEKEDAKGIGALEHSYSTFGVFKETMKSQDLVDIISHEFFHTLTPLHIHSNEIQYFDFSEPKMSKHLWMYEGITEYFAQHFQVYEGLVDEATFLATMMRKIKISSRFNDQLSFTEMSKNILNSKMQMQYINVYQKGALLGMCLDIIIREQSNGELSLMDVMGELAEMYGPGKAFDDDELIPVFVKLTYPEVGEFIDKHIVKGTPIDYDAYLKKMGITREIMPIADPVVFWKGYKPYVGLDQATGRLVAVDTDNQNAFFNAMGIENGDVLLEMNGIAFDSNNVQKIRMMGYNLEEGAPMTIKIERQGEVMELKGKVVLNYSEGEGYKFTDSSKKALKDAWLKGGVFYKN